The proteins below come from a single Triticum aestivum cultivar Chinese Spring chromosome 5D, IWGSC CS RefSeq v2.1, whole genome shotgun sequence genomic window:
- the LOC123122863 gene encoding two pore potassium channel a, translating to MSDNSIQRALLPDNPDANVLQTKPSQGAKRFRRCRSAPRSETDEKPQENGSSLPAKELFSVVRPSFRLVGFLLFLYLLAGVIVFYLVMDQLSGKRTNRVLDALYFCIVTMTSVGYGDLVPNTDTTKLLACVFVFTGMAIIALFVSKSADYLVEKQEVLFFKALHMNMKCGEAKMLRQIETNKTKYKFYTAALLLVTAIVVGTVFLWKVEKLSLVDSFYCVCATITTLGYGDKSFSSQLGRTFAVFWIITSTIILALFFMYLAEIYTERRQKMLAKWVLTRRVTTMDLEAADLDSDRKVGAAEFVVYKLKELGKISQEDISSFLEEFDKLDIDQSGTLSTYDLTQAQSGQ from the exons ATGTCTGATAACAGTATTCAACGAGCATTGCTACCTGATAACCCTGATGCCAATGTGCTCCAAACAAAGCCTTCGCAGGGAGCCAAGCGGTTCCGGAGATGCAGGTCGGCTCCCAGATCAGAGACCGATGAAAAACCACAAGAAAATGGCTCGTCGCTTCCAGCCAAGGAGTTGTTCAGCGTGGTGCGGCCGAGCTTCAGACTAGTAGGGTTCCTCCTATTTCTCTACCTACTAGCAGGCGTCATCGTCTTTTACCTTGTCATGGATCAGTTATCTGGCAAGAGAACCAACAGAGTGCTTGACGCACTGTACTTCTGCATTGTCACGATGACATCGGTTGGCTATGGAGACCTTGTCCCTAACACAGACACGACGAAGCTGCTCGCCTGTGTTTTCGTCTTCACGGGCATGGCGATCATTGCTCTCTTCGTGAGCAAGTCAGCAGACTATCTCGTCGAGAAGCAGGAGGTGTTGTTCTTCAAGGCACTGCACATGAACATGAAGTGTGGCGAGGCCAAAATGCTCAGACAAATTGAGACAAACAAGACAAAGTACAAATTCTACACGGCCGCTCTGCTTCTTGTGACGGCCATTGTTGTGGGGACTGTTTTTCTCTGGAAGGTTGAGAAGCTGAGCCTTGTTGACTCCTTTTATTGTGTCTGTGCCACAATCACTACCCTGGGTTATGGGGATAAAAGCTTCTCGTCCCAATTGGGGCGCACTTTCGCGGTGTTTTGGATAATTACAAGCACCATAATTCTGGCGCTGTTCTTCATGTACCTCGCTGAGATCTACACCGAGCGACGGCAGAAGATGCTGGCCAAATGGGTTCTCACACGGAGAGTAACAACCATGGATCTTGAAGCAGCTGATCTGGATAGTGATCGGAAAGTGGG TGCTGCTGAATTTGTCGTGTACAAGCTCAAAGAACTGGGGAAGATCAGCCAAGAGGACATATCTTCTTTTCTAGAGGAGTTTGACAAACTCGACATTGACCAGTCCGGCACGCTCTCCACATATGACCTTACTCAGGCACAATCCGGTCAGTGA
- the LOC123122862 gene encoding meiotic recombination protein SPO11-1 — protein MAGSGKRRRATVLDDDERRGRRRLEEAALLLHKIKGLVGWVVAEISAGRSPSLALHRYQNYCASADAAAAAASPSTCACSYDAPVGTDVLSLLRKEFHASRLNVLLRVLLVVQQLLQENKHCSKRDIYYMYPSMFVEQAIVDRAINDICILFKCSRHNLNVVPVAKGLVMGWIRFVEGEKKVYCITNVNAAFPIPVSIEAIKDVVSVAHYILVVEKEAVFQRLANDKFCEKNRCIVITGRGYPDIPTRRFLRYLVEQLHLPAYCLVDSDPYGFDILATYKFGSMQLAYDANVLRVPEIRWLGVFTSDFEEYCLPDCCQLQLSSEDRRKLEGILTRCYLHKEAPEWRLKLEAMLEMGVKFEIEALSASSISFLSQEYIPQQIRLGRYI, from the exons ATGGCGGGGAGTGGGAAGCGGAGGCGCGCGACGGTGCTCGACGACGACGAGCGGCGGGGCCGGCGGAGGCTGGAGGAGGCGGCCCTGCTCCTCCACAAGATCAAAG GGCTGGTGGGCTGGGTGGTCGCGGAGATCAGCGCCGGCCGATCCCCTTCCCTGGCGCTCCACCGCTACCAGAACTACTGCGcctccgccgacgccgccgccgccgccgcgtccccgTCCACATG CGCCTGCAGCTACGACGCCCCCGTCGGCACGGACGTCCTCTCCCTCCTCCGCAAGGAATTCCACGCTTCCCGCCTCA ATGTGCTTCTCAGGGTCCTGCTCGTGGTGCAGCAACTCCTGCAGGAGAACAAGCACTGCTCCAAGAGGGACATCTATTACATGTACCCCTCCATGTTCGTAG AACAAGCGATTGTTGATCGTGCCATCAACGATATCTGCATACTCTTCAAGTGCAGCCGGCATAATCTCAACGTG GTTCCTGTGGCAAAAGG TTTGGTGATGGGCTGGATAAGATTTGTGGAGGGTGAAAAGAAAGTGTATTGTATAACAAACGTCAATGCT GCTTTCCCCATTCCAGTTAGCATTGAGGCAATCAAAG ATGTTGTTAGTGTTGCTCACTACATCCTTGTTGTTGAGAAGGAGGCAG TGTTCCAGCGTTTGGCCAATGACAAGTTCTGCGAAAAGAATCGCTGCATTGTTATTACA GGAAGAGGCTACCCAGATATTCCAACAAGAAG ATTCTTGCGCTACCTTGTCGAACAGCTGCACTTGCCTGCTTATTGCTTAGTGGATTCAGATCCATATGGTTTTGATATTCTGGCCACCTATAAATTTGGTTCCATG CAATTGGCATATGATGCAAATGTTCTGCGTGTGCCTGAGATACGATGGCTTGGGGTCTTCACATCTGACTTTGAGGAGTATTGTCTTCCGGACTGCTGTCAATTACAATTGTCATCTGAAG ATAGGAGGAAGCTTGAAGGAATTCTCACCAGATGTTACTTGCACAAGGAAGCCCCAGAATGGAG GTTGAAGTTGGAAGCCATGCTGGAAATGGGTGTCAAATTTGAGATTGAAGCATTGTCAGCAAGTTCCATTTCGTTTCTGTCGCAAGAGTACATCCCCCAACAGATCAGACTAGGGAGGTACATATAG
- the LOC123122860 gene encoding phytochrome C, protein MSSSRSNNRPACSRGSSARSKHSERVVAQTPVDARLHAEFEGSHRHFDYSSSVSALNRSGASTSSAVSAYLQNMQRGRYIQPFGCLLAIHPESFALLAYSENAAEMLDLTPHAVPTIDQRDALAVGADVRTLFRSQSAVALHKAAVFGEVNLLNPILVHARTSGKPFYAILHRIDVGLVIDLEPVNPADVPVTAAGALKSYKLAAKAISRLQSLPGGNLSLLCDVLVREVSELTGYDRVMAYKFHEDEHGEVIAECRRSDLEPYLGLHYPATDIPQASRFLFMKNKVRMICDCAASPVKLIQDDNLSQPISLCGSTMRAPHGCHAQYMANMGSIASLVMSITINEDEDEDGDTGSDQQPKGRKLWGLVVCHHTSPRFVPFPLRYACEFLLQVFGIQLNKEVELASQAKERHILRTQTLLCDMLLRDAPVGIFTQSPNVMDLVKCDGAALCYQNQIMVLGSTPSEGEIKKIVAWLLECHDGSTGLSTDSLLEAGYPGASALGEVVCGMAAIKISSKGFIFWFRSHTAKEIKWGGAKHEPGDADDNGRRMHPRSSFRAFLEVVKWRSVPWEDVEMDAIHSLQLILRGSLQDEDANDNTARSIVEAPSDDIKKIQGLLELKIVTNEMVRLIETATAPILAVDIVGNINGWNNKVAEITGLPTTEAIGMLLVDLVEGDSVEVVKQMLNSALQGTEEQNLEIKLKTFHQQESKGPVVLMVNACCSRDLSDKVVGVCFVAQDLTGHKMVMDKYTRIQGDYVAIVKNPNELIPPIFMINDLGSCLEWNEAMQKITGIKREDAIDKLLIGEVFTLHDYGCRVKDQVTLTKLSILMNTVISGQEPEKLAFGFFNTNGKYMESLLTANKRTDAEGKITGALCFLHVASPELQHALQVQKMSEQAATHSFKELTYIRQELKNPLNGMQFTRKLLEPSDLTEEQRQLFASNVLCQEQLKKILHDNDLEGIEQCYMEMNTVEFNLEEALNTVLMQGMSLSKEKQISLDRDWPVEVSSMYLYGDNLRLQQVLADYLACTLQFTRPAEGPIVLQVIPKKEHIGSGMQIAHLEFRLVHPAPGVPEALIQEMFRHGPGVSREGLGLHISQKLVKTMSGTVQYLREAESSSFIVLVEFPVAQLNSKRSRPSTSKSNF, encoded by the exons ATGTCGTCGTCGCGGTCCAACAACCGGCCGGCGTGCTCGCGGGGGAGCTCGGCGCGCTCCAAGCACAGCGAGCGGGTGGTGGCGCAGACGCCCGTGGACGCGCGCCTGCACGCCGAGTTCGAGGGCTCGCACCGCCACTTCGACTACTCCTCCTCGGTCAGCGCGCTCAACCGCTCCGGGGCCAGCACCAGCTCCGCCGTCTCCGCCTACCTCCAGAACATGCAGCGGGGCCGCTACATCCAGCCCTTCGGCTGCCTGCTCGCCATCCACCCGGAGTCCTTCGCGCTGCTCGCCTACAGCGAGAACGCCGCCGAGATGCTCGACCTCACGCCGCACGCCGTGCCCACCATCGACCAGCGCGACGCgctcgccgtcggcgccgacgtGCGCACGCTCTTCCGCTCCCAGAGCGCCGTCGCCCTGCACAAGGCCGCCGTCTTCGGGGAGGTCAACCTGCTCAACCCAATCCTCGTCCACGCCAGGACCTCCGGCAAGCCCTTCTACGCCATCTTGCACCGCATCGACGTCGGCCTCGTCATCGACCTCGAGCCGGTCAACCCCGCCGACGTGCCCGTCACCGCCGCAGGCGCGCTCAAGTCGTACAAGCTCGCCGCCAAGGCCATCTCCAGGCTGCAGTCCCTGCCCGGTGGCAACCTCTCCCTGCTCTGCGATGTGCTGGTCCGGGAGGTAAGCGAGCTCACTGGCTATGACAGGGTGATGGCATACAAGTTCCATGAGGATGAGCATGGTGAGGTCATTGCTGAGTGCAGGAGGTCGGATTTGGAGCCGTATCTTGGTCTGCACTACCCGGCAACTGACATCCCACAAGCATCCAGGTTTCTGTTTATGAAGAACAAAGTGCGGATGATATGTGATTGTGCTGCCTCTCCTGTGAAGCTCATTCAGGATGACAACCTGTCACAGCCTATCAGCCTCTGTGGCTCGACCATGAGGGCACCCCATGGTTGCCATGCCCAGTACATGGCCAACATGGGCTCCATCGCGTCGCTGGTGATGTCGATCACTATAaacgaggatgaggatgaggatggagACACTGGGAGTGACCAGCAGCCAAAAGGCAGGAAGCTGTGGGGGCTGGTGGTTTGCCATCACACGAGCCCGAGGTTCGTCCCCTTCCCGCTCAGGTATGCTTGCGAATTCCTCTTGCAAGTGTTCGGCATACAGCTCAACAAGGAGGTGGAACTTGCTTCTCAGGCAAAGGAGAGGCACATCCTCCGCACGCAGACCCTTCTCTGTGATATGCTCCTCCGGGATGCTCCTGTTGGGATATTTACCCAGTCTCCCAATGTAATGGATCTGGTGAAGTGCGATGGTGCAGCATTGTGTTACCAAAACCAGATTATGGTGCTGGGATCAACACCCTCTGAAGGAGAGATAAAGAAGATTGTCGCATGGCTGCTGGAGTGCCATGATGGCTCTACTGGACTAAGTACAGACAGCTTATTGGAAGCAGGATATCCTGGTGCGTCTGCACTCGGTGAGGTTGTCTGTGGCATGGCAGCTATAAAGATCTCTTCCAAAGGTTTTATCTTCTGGTTCCGGTCGCACACGGCAAAGGAGATCAAGTGGGGTGGAGCTAAGCATGAACCAGGTGATGCAGATGACAATGGCAGGAGGATGCATCCACGTTCTTCGTTCAGGGCCTTCTTGGAGGTAGTTAAATGGAggagtgttccttgggaggatgtTGAAATGGACGCAATCCATTCTCTCCAGCTAATATTGCGTGGCTCCCTGCAAGATGAAGATGCTAACGACAACACTGCAAGGTCAATTGTTGAAGCTCCATCTGATGACATCAAGAAGATACAGGGGCTACTTGAATTGAAAATTGTGACAAATGAGATGGTGCGCCTAATTGAGACAGCAACTGCTCCTATATTGGCTGTCGACATCGTTGGTAACATAAACGGATGGAATAATAAAGTTGCAGAAATTACTGGATTACCCACCACGGAAGCCATAGGGATGCTTCTGGTAGATCTCGTGGAGGGTGATTCTGTTGAAGTGGTTAAGCAAATGTTGAACTCAGCTCTGCAAG GAACCGAAGAGCAGAATTTGGAAATCAAGCTTAAAACATTCCATCAACAGGAAAGTAAGGGCCCTGTAGTCTTGATGGTTAACGCGTGTTGTAGTCGTGACCTTTCAGACAAAGTTGTTGGGGTTTGTTTCGTAGCACAAGATTTGACAGGGCACAAGATGGTTATGGATAAGTATACCCGGATACAGGGCGACTATGTTGCAATAGTAAAGAACCCTAATGAGCTCATACCCCCTATATTTATGATCAATGATCTTGGTTCTTGCTTAGAATGGAATGAAGCTATGCAAAAGATTACTGGTATAAAGAGGGAAGATGCAATAGATAAGTTGCTGATCGGGGAGGTTTTCACTCTTCATGATTATGGGTGCAGGGTAAAAGATCAAGTTACTCTAACCAAACTTAGCATACTGATGAACACGGTGATCTCTGgtcaagaacccgagaagcttgctttTGGTTTCTTCAACACAAATGGCAAGTACATGGAATCACTGCTGACAGCAAACAAGAGAACAGATGCTGAGGGTAAGATCACCGGCGCTCTTTGCTTTTTGCATGTGGCCAGCCCCGAGCTTCAGCATGCTCTTCAGGTGCAGAAAATGTCTGAACAAGCTGCTACACACAGCTTTAAGGAATTGACATATATTCGTCAAGAATTAAAGAACCCACTAAATGGCATGCAATTTACCCGTAAGTTGTTGGAACCGTCTGACTTGACAGAGGAGCAGAGGCAACTTTTTGCATCAAATGTTCTCTGTCAAGAACAGTTGAAAAAGATTTTACATGACAATGATCTAGAAGGCATTGAACAGTG cTACATGGAGATGAACACGGTGGAATTCAACCTTGAAGAAGCTCTGAATACGGTCCTAATGCAAGGCATGTCTCTGAGCAAGGAAAAACAAATTTCTCTTGATCGTGATTGGCCTGTAGAAGTATCATCAATGTACTTATATGGGGATAACTTAAGGCTTCAGCAAGTCCTAGCAGACTACTTGGCATGCACACTTCAATTTACTCGGCCAGCTGAAGGGCCTATTGTACTCCAGGTCATTCCCAAGAAGGAACACATTGGTTCTGGCATGCAGATTGCTCATCTAGAATTCAG ACTTGTCCACCCAGCACCAGGCGTCCCGGAGGCACTGATACAGGAGATGTTCCGGCACGGCCCAGGGGTATCCCGAGAAGGCCTCGGCCTGCACATAAGCCAGAAGCTGGTGAAGACGATGAGCGGCACGGTGCAGTACCTCCGAGAAGCGGAGAGCTCGTCGTTCATCGTTCTGGTAGAGTTCCCGGTGGCGCAGCTCAATAGCAAGAGGTCCAGGCCTTCGACGAGCAAGAGTAACTTCTGA